The following coding sequences are from one Haloarcula sp. DT43 window:
- a CDS encoding ParA family protein, producing MTETLRAAAFLDKGGTGKTTTTAHLGVALSEQGHDVLLIDLAGKQGDLAKHFGVWSHYRDQIDSDEAWPNISTVFDDAWDTIAGKLGDDAVADLVVATDEGPDLIPAHPGLDTLDAELGNIDDARERYSRLEQFLDEYVDPLSYDVVLIDLPGMTNNVSYNGLWAARHVITPVEMGPFEAEQANALREDLEKIAENFAVDIDLSLVLPNKVDTRTNLAEEYLESFQTAYPDAIAPAYVPYSQDIRNAAESGETAFAIAEPSTTADRAREAYLEAAGALVEQLESETDE from the coding sequence TACGCGCCGCCGCGTTCCTCGACAAAGGCGGCACCGGCAAGACAACCACAACGGCCCACCTTGGCGTCGCTCTCAGCGAACAGGGCCACGATGTTCTCCTGATTGACCTCGCTGGGAAACAGGGCGACCTCGCTAAACACTTCGGAGTCTGGAGCCACTACCGAGATCAGATTGACAGCGACGAAGCATGGCCGAACATCAGCACGGTCTTCGATGATGCCTGGGACACCATCGCCGGGAAGCTTGGTGACGATGCGGTCGCTGATTTAGTCGTCGCGACTGATGAGGGACCAGACCTCATCCCCGCCCACCCAGGGTTAGATACGCTGGACGCTGAACTCGGCAACATCGACGACGCCCGCGAGCGGTACAGTCGCCTCGAGCAGTTCCTCGATGAATACGTCGATCCGCTCTCGTACGATGTCGTCCTCATCGACCTGCCGGGTATGACCAATAACGTCTCCTACAACGGCCTGTGGGCCGCTCGACATGTCATCACGCCTGTTGAGATGGGGCCATTCGAGGCTGAGCAGGCGAACGCTCTTCGCGAGGACCTCGAGAAAATCGCGGAGAACTTCGCGGTTGACATCGATCTCTCGCTCGTTCTCCCAAACAAGGTCGATACGCGGACCAATCTCGCCGAAGAATATCTTGAGTCGTTCCAGACGGCATATCCTGATGCGATTGCGCCTGCATACGTCCCGTACTCGCAGGACATCCGCAACGCGGCCGAGAGCGGTGAGACTGCCTTCGCGATAGCTGAACCCTCGACGACAGCAGACCGAGCTCGTGAGGCCTATCTCGAAGCCGCAGGAGCCCTCGTCGAACAACTGGAGAGTGAGACCGATGAGTGA
- a CDS encoding HVO_A0114 family putative DNA-binding protein has product MTRTLHITIGTRPDRSGLEETLSAIDAGEDVEANPSRLSIESLATFGRLFRPTNLKLLEAIVEHEPDSIRELARIVDRHPPEVTENVHELADYGLIELTDEGRAKRPTVWYDEFEFSGDVPLLGLDTGSDTPIAP; this is encoded by the coding sequence ATGACCCGAACACTCCACATCACGATTGGTACGCGCCCCGACCGTAGCGGCCTTGAGGAGACCCTTTCGGCTATCGACGCGGGGGAAGACGTTGAAGCAAACCCGTCTCGACTGAGTATCGAAAGCCTCGCGACGTTCGGCCGTCTCTTCCGACCGACGAATCTGAAACTCTTAGAGGCGATCGTGGAACACGAACCGGACAGCATCCGTGAACTCGCCCGCATCGTCGACCGACATCCTCCCGAAGTGACTGAGAACGTCCACGAACTTGCTGACTATGGCCTGATCGAACTCACGGATGAGGGACGAGCGAAACGGCCCACCGTCTGGTACGATGAATTCGAGTTTTCCGGTGACGTCCCACTGCTGGGACTTGACACCGGCAGTGATACGCCAATTGCCCCGTAA
- a CDS encoding putative ATP-dependent zinc protease, producing MTALHTAKPVLGAVETATLFGATDSAEVDARIDTGAKRTCVDRSLAESIGILQPIDEAVFRSSTDDSDTREIIHLTVVVKNQKHEIKASVTDRANFSAPLRLGRDVLRGYLVDVEQ from the coding sequence ATGACAGCACTCCATACAGCGAAACCCGTTCTCGGCGCGGTGGAGACGGCCACTCTATTCGGAGCCACGGACTCCGCCGAGGTCGATGCCCGAATCGATACCGGTGCCAAACGGACGTGTGTCGACCGTTCGCTAGCCGAGTCAATCGGTATTCTACAACCAATCGATGAGGCGGTGTTCCGGTCGAGTACAGACGATAGCGATACGCGCGAGATCATCCATCTCACAGTGGTGGTCAAAAACCAAAAGCACGAAATCAAAGCCAGCGTCACTGACAGAGCGAACTTTTCGGCACCGCTCCGACTCGGTCGGGACGTGTTGCGGGGGTACCTCGTTGACGTAGAGCAGTAG
- a CDS encoding poly-gamma-glutamate hydrolase family protein — translation MTHNTTHVLARDADGSSLLHDTKNSITISQSIASELEIVEGQQVALAKPNASPQRVATGRYIAAYHVAAITDSDDERVELGPNGRQYISDEGDFEAELRDQVPDNTLTLPEARRRNEFTETLHIDDYTSDILVMAYHGGDIEANTTESADWFHKKCKEYGIPTDVYTARGYGKENFGRWHVGSSSMHLRSFPKLREVAARHYDLAVSFHLHDVPNNDESPKVLVGGRAGSDLRNRVAGRLDDALPSKYDYITDLSQHSMMGASHENIVNWMTRDGASGLQIEVTPRISQIHRKTVGREVALAVLAYLGGESP, via the coding sequence ATGACCCACAACACGACACACGTCCTCGCCCGTGACGCAGACGGTTCGTCACTGTTACACGATACCAAGAACAGCATCACGATTAGCCAGAGTATTGCTTCGGAACTGGAGATTGTCGAAGGCCAGCAAGTCGCCCTCGCGAAGCCGAACGCTTCACCACAGCGTGTCGCTACTGGTCGCTACATCGCCGCGTACCACGTGGCCGCGATTACCGACTCAGACGACGAACGCGTCGAACTGGGCCCCAATGGCCGGCAATACATCAGCGACGAGGGCGACTTCGAGGCTGAACTCCGTGACCAGGTGCCCGATAACACTCTTACACTCCCGGAGGCTCGCCGGCGCAACGAGTTCACCGAGACGCTCCATATCGACGACTACACCAGCGACATTCTGGTGATGGCGTACCACGGCGGCGACATCGAGGCAAACACCACTGAGAGTGCCGACTGGTTTCACAAAAAGTGCAAGGAGTACGGCATCCCCACCGATGTCTACACAGCTCGTGGCTACGGGAAGGAAAACTTCGGCCGCTGGCACGTCGGATCCTCGTCCATGCATCTACGTTCGTTCCCAAAGCTCCGGGAGGTTGCTGCCCGTCACTACGACCTAGCCGTTTCCTTCCACCTTCACGATGTCCCAAACAATGACGAGAGTCCGAAGGTACTCGTCGGTGGACGGGCTGGGTCGGACCTACGTAACCGAGTCGCCGGCCGGCTCGATGATGCGCTCCCGTCGAAATATGACTACATCACTGATCTGAGCCAGCATTCGATGATGGGGGCGAGCCACGAAAACATCGTCAACTGGATGACTCGGGACGGAGCGAGTGGTCTCCAGATAGAAGTCACGCCCCGAATTTCGCAGATCCACCGGAAGACGGTCGGCCGAGAGGTCGCATTGGCGGTACTCGCATATCTCGGAGGGGAGAGCCCATGA